From the genome of Nocardia sp. NBC_01503, one region includes:
- a CDS encoding ABC transporter permease, with the protein MTRETTPSAVDSAPSGVWRIVAAREIAVKLRDRNFLVSTILTVVVIVASLSISAFMGSRATTVDVGIVGEDAAPIVTAATALADSAKKNVTFTAHQVADAGTLEQQVRDETVTVGLLPDANGWRLIGKSAENDDAATYLTAAVRQITLQRNAVAAGTSIEQLSRGSAVSYDLIDKAAVDPALAKVVTIVFAFLFYLSSILFGMAIAQSVVEEKQNRIVEILASAIPLRQLLIGKVVGNTVMAFGQLILFGGAGLIGLAAIGKGDQVTQIAGAAGWFIIFFVISFLALASLWAVAGALATRNEDLQSTSTPLSMCIMLVLFAGIFLTGTGRVIASYVPIVSIVAMPGRLADGTAEWWEPCIALAVTAAATYGIVVIAEKLYRRSLMQTQGRLTIRQALRVED; encoded by the coding sequence ATGACCCGCGAAACCACCCCGTCCGCAGTCGATTCCGCGCCCTCGGGAGTGTGGCGGATTGTCGCCGCCCGGGAGATCGCGGTGAAGCTGCGCGACCGCAACTTCCTGGTCTCCACGATTCTGACCGTCGTGGTGATCGTGGCCTCGCTGTCGATCAGCGCGTTCATGGGCAGCCGCGCCACAACCGTCGACGTCGGCATTGTCGGCGAGGACGCCGCACCGATCGTCACCGCCGCCACCGCGCTGGCCGACAGCGCGAAGAAGAATGTCACCTTCACCGCGCACCAGGTCGCGGACGCCGGCACGCTCGAACAGCAGGTCAGGGATGAGACCGTCACCGTCGGCCTGCTGCCCGATGCGAATGGCTGGCGGTTGATCGGCAAGTCCGCCGAGAATGACGACGCCGCGACCTATCTGACCGCCGCAGTACGGCAGATCACGTTGCAGCGCAATGCCGTTGCGGCCGGAACCTCCATCGAGCAGCTCTCGCGTGGCAGTGCGGTCAGCTACGACCTCATCGACAAGGCGGCCGTCGATCCGGCGCTGGCGAAGGTGGTGACGATCGTCTTCGCCTTCCTGTTCTACCTGTCCTCCATCCTGTTCGGCATGGCGATAGCGCAGAGCGTGGTCGAGGAGAAGCAGAACCGCATTGTCGAAATCCTGGCCAGCGCGATCCCGTTGCGCCAGTTGCTGATCGGCAAGGTGGTCGGCAATACCGTCATGGCCTTCGGTCAGCTGATCCTGTTCGGCGGTGCGGGCCTGATCGGCCTGGCCGCCATCGGCAAGGGCGATCAGGTCACCCAGATCGCCGGCGCCGCGGGCTGGTTCATCATCTTCTTCGTCATCAGCTTTCTGGCGCTGGCCAGCCTCTGGGCGGTCGCGGGCGCGCTCGCCACCCGGAACGAGGACCTGCAATCCACCTCGACCCCGCTGTCGATGTGCATCATGCTGGTGCTGTTCGCGGGCATCTTCCTCACCGGCACCGGTCGCGTAATCGCCTCGTACGTACCGATAGTCAGCATTGTCGCCATGCCCGGCCGCCTGGCCGACGGCACCGCCGAATGGTGGGAGCCCTGCATCGCCCTGGCGGTCACCGCCGCCGCCACCTACGGCATCGTGGTGATCGCCGAGAAGCTCTACCGCCGCTCCCTCATGCAAACCCAGGGCCGCCTCACCATCCGCCAAGCCCTGCGCGTCGAGGATTAG
- a CDS encoding ABC transporter ATP-binding protein, whose product MLEVAHLVRRFGDNVAVDDVSFTVQPGALTGFVGGNGAGKTTTMRMIMGVLATHGGEVHWQGHPVTAADRRSFGYMPEERGLYPKQPVLDQLIYLARLRGLPAAEAKQQAQELLERFQLGDRGKDKLESLSLGNQQRVQIAAAVITHPTALILDEPFSGLDPVAIDSMAELLGEYAAQGVPVLFSSHQLDLVERLCDHLVILAKGRVVAQGAAAELRSTGPARYRLGFTGDTGWLGGFAGVRVLERNGSGVLLELTGASTDELLTAALAHGSVRELAEVRPSVSEIYREVTA is encoded by the coding sequence ATGCTGGAAGTCGCGCATCTGGTGCGCCGATTCGGCGACAACGTCGCCGTCGATGATGTCTCGTTCACCGTCCAGCCGGGCGCGCTGACCGGATTCGTCGGCGGCAATGGCGCGGGTAAGACCACCACCATGCGAATGATCATGGGCGTCTTGGCCACCCACGGCGGCGAGGTCCACTGGCAGGGGCATCCGGTGACCGCCGCGGATCGGCGGTCCTTCGGGTACATGCCCGAGGAGCGCGGACTGTATCCGAAACAGCCGGTGCTCGATCAGCTGATCTATCTGGCGCGACTGCGCGGGCTGCCCGCCGCCGAGGCCAAACAGCAGGCGCAGGAGCTGCTCGAGCGGTTCCAACTCGGCGATCGCGGTAAGGACAAGCTGGAATCGCTGTCACTGGGAAATCAGCAGCGCGTGCAGATCGCGGCCGCGGTCATCACCCATCCGACCGCATTGATTCTGGACGAGCCGTTCTCCGGTCTGGACCCGGTCGCCATCGACTCCATGGCCGAGCTGTTGGGTGAGTATGCGGCGCAGGGCGTTCCGGTGCTGTTCTCCTCCCATCAGCTCGATCTGGTCGAGCGGCTCTGCGATCACCTGGTGATTCTGGCCAAGGGCCGGGTGGTGGCGCAGGGCGCGGCCGCGGAGCTGCGCAGCACCGGTCCGGCCCGCTATCGGCTCGGGTTCACCGGCGATACCGGCTGGCTCGGCGGATTCGCGGGCGTGCGTGTGCTGGAGCGCAACGGCTCCGGCGTTCTCCTGGAATTGACCGGCGCCAGCACCGATGAGTTGCTCACCGCCGCGCTGGCGCACGGTTCGGTGCGCGAATTGGCCGAAGTGCGGCCGTCGGTGTCGGAGATCTATCGAGAGGTGACCGCATGA
- a CDS encoding FAD-binding oxidoreductase, whose protein sequence is MSAGDSVIDRRALSGWSRTASTVAQVLSTGDIDRVAKAVREAGPRGVIARGLGRSYGDPAQNGGGLVVDMTGFDRIHSVDPDSGIVDVDAGVSLDALMRAVLPHGLWVPVLPGTRQVTVGGAIASDIHGKNHHSHGSFGNHVRSMELLMADGSIRTLTPEGADADLFWATVGGMGLTGIVVRARVRMKHTETAYFIVDNDRTDSLDETMELLTGGSDDGYDYSMSVPDTISTGAKLGRAAFSRGSLAKIDELPVKLRGNPLKFDAPQLFTVPDIFPNGMVNKVTARILAEVAYRVYPQRARGRIQNLTQFYHPLDLLGEWNRAYGRRGFLQYQLSMPFGAQDQLADAVRAIAHSGHPSFLNVFKRMGPGNPAPLSWPHPGFMLSLDFPIAPGLDRLCAELDERVLAAGGRLYFAKDSRTTPEMVRAMYPRLAEWQRVRDAADPERVFVSDLARRVQLVDAEPAGARR, encoded by the coding sequence GTGGCGCAGGTGCTTTCAACCGGCGATATCGATCGGGTGGCGAAGGCGGTCCGGGAGGCCGGGCCGCGCGGGGTGATCGCGCGCGGGCTGGGGCGCAGCTACGGCGATCCGGCGCAGAACGGCGGCGGCCTGGTCGTCGATATGACCGGTTTCGATCGGATTCACAGCGTCGATCCGGACAGCGGCATTGTCGATGTGGACGCCGGGGTCAGCCTGGACGCACTCATGCGCGCGGTGCTCCCGCACGGATTGTGGGTGCCGGTGCTGCCGGGGACGCGGCAGGTGACGGTCGGCGGGGCGATCGCCTCCGATATCCATGGCAAGAACCATCATTCGCACGGCAGCTTCGGCAATCATGTGCGGTCAATGGAGCTGCTCATGGCGGATGGCTCGATTCGAACCCTCACGCCGGAGGGCGCGGACGCGGACCTGTTCTGGGCCACCGTCGGCGGAATGGGTTTGACCGGCATCGTGGTGCGGGCGCGAGTTCGTATGAAGCACACCGAGACCGCGTACTTCATCGTCGACAATGACCGCACCGATTCGCTCGACGAGACCATGGAATTGCTGACCGGCGGATCCGATGACGGCTACGACTATTCGATGTCGGTGCCGGACACCATCAGCACCGGAGCCAAGCTCGGGCGCGCGGCGTTCAGTCGCGGTTCGCTCGCCAAGATCGATGAGCTGCCGGTGAAACTGCGCGGGAACCCGCTGAAGTTCGATGCGCCGCAGCTGTTCACCGTGCCCGATATCTTCCCGAACGGGATGGTCAACAAGGTGACGGCACGGATTCTCGCCGAGGTGGCCTATCGGGTGTATCCGCAGCGGGCGCGCGGGCGGATTCAGAATCTGACGCAGTTCTATCATCCCCTCGATCTGCTCGGTGAATGGAATCGCGCCTATGGGCGGCGGGGCTTTCTGCAGTATCAGTTGTCGATGCCGTTCGGGGCGCAGGATCAGCTCGCGGATGCGGTGCGTGCCATCGCGCACTCCGGGCATCCTTCGTTCCTGAATGTGTTCAAGCGGATGGGGCCGGGTAATCCCGCGCCCCTGTCCTGGCCGCATCCCGGGTTCATGCTCAGCCTGGACTTTCCGATCGCGCCCGGCCTGGATCGGCTTTGTGCGGAGTTGGATGAGCGGGTGCTCGCGGCGGGCGGGCGACTGTACTTCGCGAAGGATTCGCGGACCACCCCGGAGATGGTGCGCGCGATGTATCCGCGTCTCGCGGAGTGGCAGCGGGTGCGTGATGCGGCCGACCCGGAGCGGGTGTTCGTCTCGGATCTGGCCCGGCGCGTCCAGCTCGTCGACGCGGAACCGGCGGGCGCGCGCCGCTAG